The genomic interval CATGAGCAGTACCAGCCTGATTATTAGCAAATAAATTACCTGCACTATCATTATTATTAGCTCTTGGAGTCTGACCATCTTTAGCTTTCAAATTATTACCAGCCTCAGGATTCCCTTTTGCAAGAACCACATTTACAATAGTCTGAATTGCCTTTATTAATTTATCAACCTCACCAGGCTTACCTCCACTATTTTTGGCCTCCATATTACCAAGTAATTCAGCACCTTCTTCAACCTTTGACGCTTCCTTAGCACCCTCTTCTATTTTTACTAATTGCTCAATAAATTGAGCAACCTTTTCTTTTACCTTTGGATAATGACCATACTTTTCTGCAACATTTTTTAACTTATCTTGAACGTTTTTCATAGTAGATTCAATTTTGCTAAAATAACCACCAATATCATCTTTTTTAGTCTCAGCTTTAATTCCTAAAGAATCAGTAACAATATCTCCAAAATAAGTAAAAACATCTAAGAAATCTTGTCTTAAATTAGCTAGTGAGGAAAAGAAGTTATTTTTATTCTCAAGTTCTTCTATTCCACTATTACAAGAAAGGAATAGGAAGATAAATAATGTTGCACAAATACTTTTTACTTTAATATTTTTAATATTTATTTTCATAAGTTATGTGCCTCTTTCTTCTCCTTTCCTTTAACTAAAAAGACTAGATACAATAAAAAAGGGAAACTACTCCTATAAAAAGCAGTGTTTCCCTTAAACGAACTTATTATTTAGTCTATTTCTTATTAATTCTAATTAGTTACTGGTTGCAATGCCTCTATCATCAGAAGTTACAGGATCGATATTAGCATTAATATTCATAACTTTTTTAACTTCTTTAAGTCCTTCATCAATTGTTTTTCTTATTGCTATTGTGAGTGTATCTAATGCCTTAGTTAACGCGCTTGTCACTGCTCCATCTAATATTTTTTTTGCCTCAGAAGCACTACTTCCATTAGCAAACTTACCCTCCTTAGCCATCGCTCTTAATGCTATACCTCCTGCTACTTCCGCATCTTTAGGAGCAGTAACACCAGAACTAGAATTCTTAGCTAGCTTAGCAGCATCACCATTATCTTTAACCATGGCTTGTAATATGTCAGCACCTGTTACTGCCCCAATAGCTTTAGCCGCGTCAGCTGCTGCTTTTTTGTCATCGGAGCCCGCACTAGCATTAGCAAATAGCTTTACTGAGCCATCACTATTCCTTTCGGTAGAGCCATCTTCAGCCTTTTTATTATCACCAGCATCGGCTTTACCTTTATCTTTAAGTACTACTCCTACAATTGATTTAATTCCTTGAACCAATTTGTCAACACCAATACCTACAGCCCCAGCAGCAGCACTAGCAGCAACATTACCAATCGGAGCAGTAGCATCAGTACCAATAGCCTCACTAACGGTCTTTGCTCCCTCAATTATCTTATCAAGTTTTTCATTTAAAGCTTTTACAGCAGCCTCAACTGTAGAAGCATTAGGATTTTCTTGATTCTTCATATCAGTAACAATATTATTAAGACCTGTCTTAACACCTTGTACAGTCTCTTGAATATTCTTAAAGTAATTTCCAACCTCAGACTTTTTAGTATTAGGATTAAATCCTAAAACACCACCAAGTGAATCTCCAAAAGAAGTGAAGACAGATAAGAAGTCATTACCTAAATTAGCAAGTGAAGAGTAAAACTGCTTTTCCCTCTGAAGTTCTTCTATCCCATTATTACAAGAAAGGAATAAAGAAATAAATAACGTTGCACAAATACTTTTTATACTAATATTTTTAATATTTATTTTCA from Borrelia coriaceae carries:
- a CDS encoding variable large family protein — encoded protein: MKINIKNIKVKSICATLFIFLFLSCNSGIEELENKNNFFSSLANLRQDFLDVFTYFGDIVTDSLGIKAETKKDDIGGYFSKIESTMKNVQDKLKNVAEKYGHYPKVKEKVAQFIEQLVKIEEGAKEASKVEEGAELLGNMEAKNSGGKPGEVDKLIKAIQTIVNVVLAKGNPEAGNNLKAKDGQTPRANNNDSAGNLFANNQAGTAHANAKEAATDAAKAVGAVTGADILKAIVKEGGAAATLAKNNTTHDSVNAVADANDAVVAGAIALRAMTKNGKFAGNTSAENAVAIVKNAAASAVNKTLSTLVIAIRNTVDTALKAISEALAAIKQGDMSADTSESGNTK
- a CDS encoding variable large family protein — its product is MKINIKNISIKSICATLFISLFLSCNNGIEELQREKQFYSSLANLGNDFLSVFTSFGDSLGGVLGFNPNTKKSEVGNYFKNIQETVQGVKTGLNNIVTDMKNQENPNASTVEAAVKALNEKLDKIIEGAKTVSEAIGTDATAPIGNVAASAAAGAVGIGVDKLVQGIKSIVGVVLKDKGKADAGDNKKAEDGSTERNSDGSVKLFANASAGSDDKKAAADAAKAIGAVTGADILQAMVKDNGDAAKLAKNSSSGVTAPKDAEVAGGIALRAMAKEGKFANGSSASEAKKILDGAVTSALTKALDTLTIAIRKTIDEGLKEVKKVMNINANIDPVTSDDRGIATSN